In Neptuniibacter halophilus, the genomic stretch TCCTGATCGATACGCCCGCTGCCTTTGCCACGACCAAAGGAACGCAGTACCGGGTCAGGGCTGAGGCAGAGCGAACCGCAGCCGAAGTGACTCAGGGGCTGATCGGCGTGACGAATAGCCGGGGTGATACTCGGGTTGCGGCGGGATATGGCACCTTAGCCCGGGCTGATGAGGCACCCCGGCCGCCGGCTAAACTGCTGCCCGCGCCCGGATTAGAAAATATTCAGCAGCCATTACGCTATCTGCCGGAACAGATCCGCTGGGCGGCTCTGCCCGAAGCTACCGGCTACCGTGTGCAGATCTCACCGGACCCTGAATTCAGTGCACTGGTTGTTGATCAGTCGGTGACCCGGGCGCAGTTTAATCTGCCGGTCCGGCTGCAGGATCAGCCCTACTGGCTGCGGGTCAGCGGAATCAGTTCAGAGGGGTTGCAGGGATTCGCCCAGGTGCAAAAAATCGTGATTGATGCCCGGCCGTTTCCGCCACTGCAGCAGACGCCAGTACAGGGCGCGAGCCTGTATGTGGGGGCGGTGGATTTCAGTTGGTCACAGCCTGAACTGGCGGCCAGCTATCATCTGGAGATCGCCCGTGATGAGGGTTTTACTGACCGGGTCCGCCTGGAGCAGGGTATCAGGGCCGCTCAGTGGCAAGAGACGATCACCCGGCCGGGTGTGTATTTCTGGCGGGTCAACAGTGTTACGGCTTCCGGCGAAGAGGGGCCATCCGGTGTGATCGGGCAGTTTAACGTCATGGCACTGCCGCCGACGCCTGAACTGCAGCAACCGGTTATCGATCAGGAGCAACTGACGTTGCGCTGGCGAGAGGAGCCGGGTGTGGCCCGTTATCAGTTGCAGTTGGCCGGGGAGCCGGAATTTGCGAATCCCGAACTGGATCAGATCACTACCGACTCTGCTCTGAGCGTTGTAAGACCTGCCTCAGGGAATTATTACCTGCGAGTGCGCGGGGTGTATGAAGATGGTGTATCCGGTGGCTGGTCTGAGCCTCAGCAGGTGGTGGTTCCTGTTGAAAGCTGGTGGCCGCTTGCGATACCTGCCTCCACGCTGTTGCTGCTGTTACTCTGATGCTCTCTGTACGTCAGTTTCTGCCGATTCTCGCTGCACTGCTGGTGCTCCTGTTGTTTACCCGGACGTCACAGCAAGCGTGGCTGGATCAGCATGTTTACGATATTGTCGGGCGCTATTATCCGGCGGCCCCGGCGGGGTCTGATCAGGTGGTATTGATCAGTATTGATGCTGACAGTATCAACCAGTTCGGTGGCTGGCCATTGGATCGCGCCCTGCACGCTTCTGCCATTCGCACCCTGACCACTTACGGTGCTGCTTCGATTACCTATAATCTGGCGTTTGCAGAGCGGGGCGCTGCTTCGGCAGACAGTAAGCTGTTGCAGTCAGTTCAGGCCAGTGGGCGGGTCGTGTTACCACTGATTGTGGAGCAGGGGCGGGAGCGACTCCCGCTGGGTCTGATGCAGTTGGCTGGAGCGAGTTATGCGCACGCCGACCTGCCACTGGACAGTGATGGCGTCCTGCGGCGTCATTTTTTATGGGCAGGCGTAGCCTACCCGCGCTGGCCGAGCCTGCCCGTGGCAACCCTGCAGTTATATCCACAAAAATTGATGTCGCACTATCCCGGCCTGCGAACGCCCTACCTGCATATTGGCTTTTCCGGGCGCTGGAGCCGGGATTATGAGTTATTAATGCCGCTGGGGTTAACCCGCCGCAGCGAGGAACTGGTGCGCTTCAGCCTGAAGCAGTTGCTCGGGGGAGAGATCGACCCGGGCATGATTCGTGGCAAGGCAGTGTTTGTCGGCGTCAGTGATGCACGGATCGAAGCTCCGGTCAGGGTAGCGGGGCAGGGCGCTTATTTCAGTACCCGGATACAGGCGCTGATGTTTGATGCCCTGCAACAGGGGCACTATCTGTCACCGACACTGCCGCTCTGGTCAGAACTACTGGGTGCGATGGTGACCTGCAGTCTTGGGTTTCTGCTGTTGCTTAAGCTGCCAGCAGGGCTGATCTGGGTGTGCAGAAGCCTTGTTGTGATGGGTCTTCTATTGCCATTGGGACTGTTGTTGCAGGGGTACTGGTTGAGTATGCTGCCCACGTTTGCGGGAATGCTTGCTGTGCTGTTGACGGTGACGCTCTCAGGCCGCTGGAAAAAACAAAAAAGCCCTGAATGATCAGGGCTTGTTTTGTTGCAGGGCGTGCTTAGCTGTTCTGCTCGCGGGCGATCGCACGGTAAGCGATATCCTTGCGGAAGTAGGCGCCTTCCCAGCTTACCTTAGCCAGCAGTTCGTAAGCGCGTTGCTGAGCTTCAGTAACGGTCTCGCCCAGTGCAGTTACACAGAGTACACGACCTCCTGCCGTCACAACCTGACCCTCTTTCAGGGCGGTGCCGGCGTGGAAGATCTTGGTACCCTCAGGGCACTCAGCCGGGAAGCTGATCACATCGCCTTTACCATAATCACCGGGGTAACCACCGGCAGCCATAACTACGCCGACTGATTTGCGGGAGTCCCACTCTGCTGTGGTCTGGTCCAGTTTACGGTCCAGCGCAGCGTTACACAGCTCAACCAGACTGGACTTCAGGCGCAGCATGATTGGCTGGGTTTCAGGATCACCAAAGCGGCAGTTGTATTCGATCACTTTAGGGGTGCCATCGGCCTGAATCATCAGACCTGCATACAGAAACCCTGTGTATTCATTACCTTCCGCTTTCATACCGCGCACAGTCGGCATGATCACTTCGTCCATGATCCGCTGATCGATCTCTGGCGTGACAACCGGGGCCGGGGAGTAGGCGCCCATACCACCGGTGTTAAGACCGGTATCGCCGTCACCCACGCGTTTGTGGTCCTGGCTGGTTGCCATCGGCAGTACATTGTCGCCGTCGACCATAACGATGTAAGACGCTTCCTCACCTTCGAGGAACTCTTCAATGACCACGCGGCTACCTGCTTCACCGAAGGCATTGCCGGCCAGCATATCGCGGATCGCGTCTTCGGCTTCTTCCAGCGTCATGGCAACGATCACGCCTTTACCGGCAGCCAGACCGTCGGCTTTCACTACGATCGGTGCGCCCTTTTCACGGACATAAGCCAGTGCGGGTTCGATCTCGGTGAAGTTTTCATATTCAGCGGTCGGGATCTTCTGGCGTGCCAGAAAGTCCTTGGTGAAGGCTTTAGAGCCTTCAAGCTGAGCAGCGCCTTCAGTCGGGCCGAAGATACGCAGGCCGTCAGCCTGAAAGCGGTTGACTACGCCGGCAACCAGTGGAGCTTCCGGGCCAACAATTGTCAGACCGATGTTGTTCTCTTTGGCGAAGCTGACCAGAGCTTCCAGATCCATCACGTCGATGGCGACGTTCTGCATTTTGGCTTCCTGAGCGGTTGCAGCGTTGCCCGGTGCGACAAATACCTGTGCTACCTGTGAATCCTGTGCTGCAGACCATGCCAGTGCGTGTTCGCGTCCGCCGGAGCCGATAATCAGTACGTTCATGTGCTAATCCTTGTTAACAGAAAACCCCGCGTCTGACAGAGCTGCCGGACCGGGGTTTTGGGCAATAAGCCGATGGCGTTAAACCTGCTCACAGGCTTATTGCATTAAATGCTTAGTGACGGAAATGACGCATGCCGGTGAAGACCATGGCCATACCGTGTTCATCTGCTGCATCGATCACTTCCTGATCGCGCATGGAACCGCCCGGCTGAATCACTGCTTTGATGCCGGCAGCCGCCGCAGAGTCGATACCGTCACGGAACGGGAAGAACGCGTCAGATGCCATTACAGAACCTTTCACTTCCAGACCTTCGTCAGCGGCTTTGATACCTGCGATTTTTGCACTGTAAACGCGGCTCATCTGGCCTGCGCCGATGCCGATGGTCTGACCATCTTTAGCGTAAACAATCGCGTTGGATTTAACGAATTTAGCCACTTCCCAGCAGAACAGCAGATCACGGATCTCCTGCTCGGTTGGCTGTACCTTGCTGACGACTTTGAGACCGGAAGCATCAACGCGACCCAGATCACGATCCTGTACCAGCAGGCCGCCGTTAACGCGCTTGTAGTCGAAACCGTGAGCGCGGTTAACAGACCATTCGCCGCACTCCAGCAGACGGACATTAGGCTTGGTTGCCACAATATCGGATGCTTCCTGAGTCACGGTGGGTGCGATGATTACTTCAACGAACTGACGATCAACGATCGCCTGAGCGGTAGTCCCGTCCAGTTCCTGGTTGAAAGCAATGATACCGCCGAAGGCGGAGGTCGGGTCAGTCTGGAACGCACGGTTATAGGCTTCCAGAATGTCAGCGCCGACTGCAACGCCACAAGGGTTGGCGTGCTTCACGATGACACAGGCCGGTTCTTTGAATGACTTAACGCACTCCAGCGCAGCATCAGTATCGGCTACGTTGTTGAATGACAGCGCTTTACCCTGCAACTGACGGGCAGTAGAAACAGAGGCTTCAGCAGGCTCAGCTTCAACGTAGAAAGCCGCGCGCTGATGCGGGTTCTCACCGTAACGCATCTCCTGCGCTTTGATGAACTGGGTGTTGAAAGTGCGTGGGAAGTCCGCCGCTTTGTCTTCTTCACCATCCACGATGGCGCCCAGGTAGTTGGCGATCATGCCGTCGTAACCCGCAGTATGTTCGAACGCCTTAACGGCCAGATCGAAACGGGTTTTGTGGGTCAGGCCTTTGTCCTGATCCAGTTCAGCAATGATGCTGTCGTAGTCGGAAGCATTAACAACAATGGCAACATCTTTATGGTTTTTTGCTGCAGAACGAACCATAGTCGGGCCGCCGATATCGATGTTCTCGATCGCCATTGGCAGGTCGCAGTCAGGACGTGCGATGGTTGCAGCAAATGGGTACAGGTTAACCACGACCATATCGATCGGATTGATACCGTGCTCGGACATGATGCCATCGTCCTGGCCGCGACGACCGAGGATGCCACCGTGCACTTTTGGATGCAGGGTTTTAACCCGGCCATCCATCATTTCCGGGAAGCCGGTGTAGTCGGATACTTCAACCGCCGGGATCTCGTTGTCCTTAAGGAGCTTGTAGGTACCGCCGGTGGAAAGGATCTCCACGCCACGGGCGTTCAGTGCCTGTGCAAACTCAACGATACCTGATTTGTCAGATACGCTGATCAGCGCACGACGAACGGGAGTGATGTTCTCTGCCATTGTCTCTGGTTTCCGAGTAGTCAATAAAAAGGGGCTTAAAGCAAACCGTACTGCTTCAGTTTCTTACGCAGGGTGCCGCGGTTCAGTCCCAGCAACTGGGAGGCTTTAGTCTGGTTATCCTTGGTATAGGTCATAACCGTTTCGAACAGCGGTGCTTCAATTTCAGACAGAACCATCTGATAGACATCTGTTACAGGCTGACCGTCAAGCTGACGAAAATAGTTGGTCAGGGACTGCTCTACGTTGTCACGCAGGGTCTGGTTAGTAGCTTCTGCCGGGTTGGAAACTAGGGTCGGTTGCTTAATTTCTTTGTATTCCACAGTACTCAATATCCAATCTAATTAGGCTGCCACGCCATCTGTTGAAGCCTTATCGAAAAATCCCTCGATAGCGGCGGCCTGATCTGCTGCTGTTTCTATCGTATTAAATTGCTTGCGAAAGCTACTTCCGTTGGTCTTGTTCTGCAGGTACCAGCCGACGTGTTTACGGGCGATCCGTACGCCCATATAGTCGCCGTAAAAGCTGTGTAGCTCCTGCAGGTGTGCCAACAGTATTTCCCTGATCTCCTCAAGTGCGGGCGGGGCGAGGATTGTACCGGTTCGCAGATAATGATCAATCTCACGTAGCAACCAGGGTTGTCCCTGAGCGGCACGTCCGATCATCACTGCGGCACATCCGGTGTGTTCCAGTACGGCTGCTGCTTTTTCCGGAGAATCGATATCTCCGTTGGCAAATACCGGAATGGAAACCGAATCGACAATATCGCGGATAGTGTCGTACTCCACTTCGCCTTTATAACCACAACTCCGGGTGCGGCCATGTACGGCCAGCGCCTGAATACCGGCATCTTCTGCAATCCGGGCCACGTTGAGGCCGTTTTTGCTGTTCAGATCCCAGCCGGTACGGATTTTCAGTGTCACTGGAACCTCAACTGCAGCGACTACGGCATTGAGTATGTCACTGACCAGAACTTCATCACGCAGCAGGGCTGATCCGGCGGCTTTGTTGCAGACTTTTTTGGCCGGGCAACCCATGTTGATATCGATGATCTGGGCACCGCGCGCAACATTCATTGCGGCAGCTTCAGCCATCATCTGAGGGTCGCCACCGGCAATCTGTACCGAGCGGGGTTCCGCTTCTCCGGCGTGATTCAGGCGGTAGGAGGATTTACGAGAGTTCCAGAGGCGGGTATCTGAGGTCACCATTTCTGAGACTACCAGACCGGCTCCCATACGTTTGCATAACTGCCGGAAGGGCCGGTCGGTTACGCCTGCCATTGGCGCCAGAATAACCTGACTGTCAATGGTGTATGGACCTATCTGGAACATAATGCGCCTTGAAAATGGTTAAAAAAATACCCGCAGCGTCACGAATGACACTGTTGTTTGA encodes the following:
- a CDS encoding FecR domain-containing protein, producing the protein MNKTQQCLFSMLLLVVSPLSLAKETPDWNYVMQPGESIWSIAHELLTDWRHWQALESYNNVRNDRQMPPGTVLRIPRNLISEQASDIRVVNVSGTVTAEVDLEHGARAHLPLLRGRNLRPGDRIRTAAQSSVLLEFADGTQVLILESSLLRVEQASVMGQQRKVVDIQVFLESGEAEIRANPKKLPGSRFLIDTPAAFATTKGTQYRVRAEAERTAAEVTQGLIGVTNSRGDTRVAAGYGTLARADEAPRPPAKLLPAPGLENIQQPLRYLPEQIRWAALPEATGYRVQISPDPEFSALVVDQSVTRAQFNLPVRLQDQPYWLRVSGISSEGLQGFAQVQKIVIDARPFPPLQQTPVQGASLYVGAVDFSWSQPELAASYHLEIARDEGFTDRVRLEQGIRAAQWQETITRPGVYFWRVNSVTASGEEGPSGVIGQFNVMALPPTPELQQPVIDQEQLTLRWREEPGVARYQLQLAGEPEFANPELDQITTDSALSVVRPASGNYYLRVRGVYEDGVSGGWSEPQQVVVPVESWWPLAIPASTLLLLLL
- a CDS encoding CHASE2 domain-containing protein, translated to MLSVRQFLPILAALLVLLLFTRTSQQAWLDQHVYDIVGRYYPAAPAGSDQVVLISIDADSINQFGGWPLDRALHASAIRTLTTYGAASITYNLAFAERGAASADSKLLQSVQASGRVVLPLIVEQGRERLPLGLMQLAGASYAHADLPLDSDGVLRRHFLWAGVAYPRWPSLPVATLQLYPQKLMSHYPGLRTPYLHIGFSGRWSRDYELLMPLGLTRRSEELVRFSLKQLLGGEIDPGMIRGKAVFVGVSDARIEAPVRVAGQGAYFSTRIQALMFDALQQGHYLSPTLPLWSELLGAMVTCSLGFLLLLKLPAGLIWVCRSLVVMGLLLPLGLLLQGYWLSMLPTFAGMLAVLLTVTLSGRWKKQKSPE
- the purD gene encoding phosphoribosylamine--glycine ligase → MNVLIIGSGGREHALAWSAAQDSQVAQVFVAPGNAATAQEAKMQNVAIDVMDLEALVSFAKENNIGLTIVGPEAPLVAGVVNRFQADGLRIFGPTEGAAQLEGSKAFTKDFLARQKIPTAEYENFTEIEPALAYVREKGAPIVVKADGLAAGKGVIVAMTLEEAEDAIRDMLAGNAFGEAGSRVVIEEFLEGEEASYIVMVDGDNVLPMATSQDHKRVGDGDTGLNTGGMGAYSPAPVVTPEIDQRIMDEVIMPTVRGMKAEGNEYTGFLYAGLMIQADGTPKVIEYNCRFGDPETQPIMLRLKSSLVELCNAALDRKLDQTTAEWDSRKSVGVVMAAGGYPGDYGKGDVISFPAECPEGTKIFHAGTALKEGQVVTAGGRVLCVTALGETVTEAQQRAYELLAKVSWEGAYFRKDIAYRAIAREQNS
- the purH gene encoding bifunctional phosphoribosylaminoimidazolecarboxamide formyltransferase/IMP cyclohydrolase, with amino-acid sequence MAENITPVRRALISVSDKSGIVEFAQALNARGVEILSTGGTYKLLKDNEIPAVEVSDYTGFPEMMDGRVKTLHPKVHGGILGRRGQDDGIMSEHGINPIDMVVVNLYPFAATIARPDCDLPMAIENIDIGGPTMVRSAAKNHKDVAIVVNASDYDSIIAELDQDKGLTHKTRFDLAVKAFEHTAGYDGMIANYLGAIVDGEEDKAADFPRTFNTQFIKAQEMRYGENPHQRAAFYVEAEPAEASVSTARQLQGKALSFNNVADTDAALECVKSFKEPACVIVKHANPCGVAVGADILEAYNRAFQTDPTSAFGGIIAFNQELDGTTAQAIVDRQFVEVIIAPTVTQEASDIVATKPNVRLLECGEWSVNRAHGFDYKRVNGGLLVQDRDLGRVDASGLKVVSKVQPTEQEIRDLLFCWEVAKFVKSNAIVYAKDGQTIGIGAGQMSRVYSAKIAGIKAADEGLEVKGSVMASDAFFPFRDGIDSAAAAGIKAVIQPGGSMRDQEVIDAADEHGMAMVFTGMRHFRH
- the fis gene encoding DNA-binding transcriptional regulator Fis → MEYKEIKQPTLVSNPAEATNQTLRDNVEQSLTNYFRQLDGQPVTDVYQMVLSEIEAPLFETVMTYTKDNQTKASQLLGLNRGTLRKKLKQYGLL
- the dusB gene encoding tRNA dihydrouridine synthase DusB, which codes for MFQIGPYTIDSQVILAPMAGVTDRPFRQLCKRMGAGLVVSEMVTSDTRLWNSRKSSYRLNHAGEAEPRSVQIAGGDPQMMAEAAAMNVARGAQIIDINMGCPAKKVCNKAAGSALLRDEVLVSDILNAVVAAVEVPVTLKIRTGWDLNSKNGLNVARIAEDAGIQALAVHGRTRSCGYKGEVEYDTIRDIVDSVSIPVFANGDIDSPEKAAAVLEHTGCAAVMIGRAAQGQPWLLREIDHYLRTGTILAPPALEEIREILLAHLQELHSFYGDYMGVRIARKHVGWYLQNKTNGSSFRKQFNTIETAADQAAAIEGFFDKASTDGVAA